A genomic segment from Rutidosis leptorrhynchoides isolate AG116_Rl617_1_P2 unplaced genomic scaffold, CSIRO_AGI_Rlap_v1 contig543, whole genome shotgun sequence encodes:
- the LOC139884373 gene encoding LOW QUALITY PROTEIN: probable receptor-like serine/threonine-protein kinase At5g57670 (The sequence of the model RefSeq protein was modified relative to this genomic sequence to represent the inferred CDS: inserted 1 base in 1 codon; deleted 2 bases in 1 codon): CTSRNTSPTTVLDEIERDSHFTEDDSLSFADSTTSVSECPSTEQVKTIIRRPMSPYKLIYSLFASPLRKRRIPIYYPNKEKQQPLFKCFTYDEILTATNSFHADNIIGRGGYSEVYRGNLPGGNIIAVKRLAKDNQDAKKEKEFLMELGIIGHVSHPNTASLVGCCVENGLYLVLNFSXNGNLSTALHGRTSETLEWDVRYRIALGIAKGLHYLHKCCKHRIIHRDIKASNVLLGPDFEPQITDFGLAKWLPNKWTHHAVIPIEGTFGYLAPEYFMNGIVDEKTDVFAFGVLLLEIVTGRRPVDSSQQNILLWAKPLMESGAISELADPSLQGKYDEEQVYKIVLTASYCVRQSPAWRPAMSEVLELITSDSDSEVAKSWRIPKFTSEDLDDYSMVYGYDVPTDTAILEDFL; the protein is encoded by the exons ATTCGCATTTCACGGAAGACGACTCTCTCAGCTTCGCAGATTCCACTACTAGTGTCTCAGAATGCCCTTCTACTGAACAAGTCAAAACAATCATTAGGAGGCCAATGTCACCATACAAACTTATTTATTCTCTATTTGCTTCACCTCTACGTAAAAGAAGAATTCCTATTTATTATCCGAACAAAGAAAAA CAACAGCCACTGTTCAAATGCTTCACCTATGATGAGATACTCACTGCTACTAATAGCTTCCACGCTG ATAATATAATTGGTAGAGGAGGGTATTCAGAAGTATACAGAGGAAATCTTCCAGGTGGAAATATAATTGCAGTGAAGAGGTTGGCAAAGGACAACCAGGACGCAAAGAAGGAGAAAGAGTTCCTTATGGAATTAGGAATAATCGGCCACGTCAGCCATCCTAATACTGCAAGCTTAGTAGGCTGTTGTGTTGAAAATGGACTCTATCTCGTTTTGAACTTTT CAAATGGAAATTTGTCGACAGCATTACACG GTAGGACAAGTGAGACACTGGAATGGGATGTTAGGTACAGGATTGCTCTAGGAATTGCAAAGGGTCTTCATTATCTTCACAAATGTTGCAAACACAGAATAATTCATCGAGACATAAAAGCCTCTAATGTTCTATTAGGACCCGACTTCGAACCTCAG ATTACTGATTTCGGGCTAGCAAAATGGCTACCTAATAAATGGACACACCATGCTGTAATTCCAATAGAAGGCACATTCGGCTACTTAGCGCCAGAGTACTTTATGAATGGAATTGTAGATGAGAAAACTGATGTCTTTGCATTTGGCGTTCTTCTCTTGGAAATCGTCACTGGCCGAAGGCCTGTCGATTCATCCCAACAAAACATCTTATTATGG GCTAAGCCTCTTATGGAATCTGGAGCCATTTCTGAGCTAGCTGATCCAAGTTTACAAGGTAAATACGACGAAGAGCAAGTTTACAAAATAGTCCTGACAGCTTCCTATTGTGTCAGACAATCACCAGCTTGGCGTCCAGCTATGAGTGAG gTATTGGAGCTTATAACATCAGATAGTGACTCTGAGGTTGCGAAAAGCTGGAGGATACCAAAGTTTACATCGGAGGACTTGGATGATTACTCGATGGTCTATGGTTATGATGTACCAACCGATACTGCTATTCTCGAGGACTTTCTTTGA